The Desmodus rotundus isolate HL8 chromosome 3, HLdesRot8A.1, whole genome shotgun sequence genome includes a region encoding these proteins:
- the NDUFS5 gene encoding NADH dehydrogenase [ubiquinone] iron-sulfur protein 5: MPFFDIQKRLGIDLDRWITIQSAEQPHRFAARCHAFEKEWIECAHGIGATRAKKECKIEYDDLVECLLRQKTMKRVNTIKRQRDKLMKEGKYTPPPHHSGREDPRP, from the exons ATGCCTTTCTTTGATATACAGAAAAGGCTGGGCATTGACCTAGACCGCTGGATCACAATCCAGAGTGCTGAGCAGCCGCACAGGTTTGCGGCTCGGTGCCATGCTTTTGAAAAAGAATGGATAGAATGTGCACATGGAATTGGTGCTACCCGCGCCAAGAAAGAGTGCAAGATAGAATATGATGATCTTGTAGAATGTCTGCTTCGTCAGAAAACG ATGAAACGAGTGAATACCATCAAGAGGCAGCGGGACAAGCTGATGAAGGAGGGGAAGTACACGCCTCCACCCCACCACTCGGGCAGGGAGGACCCTAGGCCCTGA